In Odocoileus virginianus isolate 20LAN1187 ecotype Illinois chromosome X, Ovbor_1.2, whole genome shotgun sequence, the genomic window TGGGTACTGGCAGTGGAAGAGAGGGTCTACGCTGTCAGGTAACTCAGGGATCCAGGCTACTTCCATCATGAGCTAACACATCTCAACACAGGCTCTCCACATTTGCAGCTGAATAAAATAAGAAGCatggagttgtgtgtgtgtgtgtgtctgtgtgtctctatgtgtgtctgtgtgtatgtattaattgctcagtcatgtctgactctttgcgaccccatggactgtagcctgccaggctcctctgtccatggaattctccaagcaagaatactagagtgagttgccatgccctcctccaggggatcttcccaacccagggattggacccaggtctcctgcattgcaggcagattctttaccatctgagctacagggaagtcctggagtTGGCCTGCTGGTCCTCAAATACCTGGGTCTGGAGGTGACAGCTATGTTTCCACTCATATTTCAGTGTCAAGGATAGTCACATGACCGTTCTTAACTATAAGTGGTTGAGCATGTAGTCTTCATATGAACCAAGGATGGAGAGCAGGACACAAAGTGAATGAGCACTTGCAGATGTTCCCATTAACTGTTACACAGTAGCTGCTTAAAAAAGAGCCACTATTAAAATTTGTTATGACCGTAGCCCTCGTCATTCCTGGAGGATTTTCTGAGATCAAATTCCCTTGCAATTCAATAACTTTTTCTAGTGCCAGTATGTGACTGATGTTCTCAAATATAGGTTCACAGCCACTTTCAAAAGGATCTTGTAAATCTCAGCAGGGAGGTGCACCCTTCTTCATTCTTAGCACCTTTCTGCACTGACCTTTTCAGTAATCTCTAAAATCTCAATACactattttccttcttccttctgctgcatgaaaaaaataatacttgagTCCATGCTATTCACCACCTGTTGGACATGCCTGAATACTTGGACAGGTGTCTTTGACACACTGGAAAATCAGAGTCCCTCTGGGGCAGATACAGACAAGAGGCCGAAGAATGAtggtcattttttaatttttattaaagctGGCATCTTCACCAAGAAGACAGTTTCTACCTCTGTGTTAGACTCAATATTTGTTCCACATAATGCCCATAACCTTACCCTGAAATTTGTGTTACATAGCCAAAGGTAGCTAGTGTGTGTAATAAAACTTATGGAATGAATCTTTAAAATGGGAGGTTACACtgaattatctgggtgggcccaatTCAACTACATGAGCCACATTACAGATTCAATGTGCTGTTTCAGAAGCAGGGGCCCATTTGCAAGGACTGAAGAAAGGCCTAGAGGAACTATGGCATCTCCAACTGATAGTCTGCAAGGAGACAGCCTCATTCTTCTAACTATAAATAAGTGAATTCTTGTTAGAACCGGAATCTGAGAGCAACCTGAGCCAGTATGGAATGCGATTCTTCTCAGCACCTCCCAATGAGAACCCAGACTCTGACAGCTTGATTTGGGTTTGCATAACcctgaacaatgacaacagcaCAGCCAACCCATATTTCTCATCTACAGAAATgtgaaataaatgtgtgttgttgcAAGTTCCTTAATTTATGGCAATTTGTTTGTTGGCAATAGAAACATACTAAATGTTCCTAAAAATCTGAGTTTTGGGTAATGCAGTTCCTACAGATGGTTGCTGCACAGTGATTTCCTTGGTCCTTCCTCATCCTGCCACTTAGGAAAGAAGCTTTGGTTCTTGGCCACTTAGTTAAGCTCACTCTTCAGTGTAAGGATTCAGTGGTCAGTCTCAAATAAATCCAAGGTTAAATTCTCCTTTCTTACTAACATCATCCACTCTCTAAAATCTCTTCCCTAACTTTAGGGTTATCTTTCAGTAACCTGTAGATCCTGTGTCAAACCAGACTCTACTCACAAGtcaatctggaaaaaaaaaatcttttagtgGAAGTGCCTAAAGTAGATGGGTGGGTGTgtatgtcagtcactcagtcgtgtccaactctttgtgcctccatggattctagcccactgggctcttctgtccatgtgattctccaggcaagaatactggagtgggtagccagttccttttccaggcgatcttcctgacccagggattgaacctgggtctcacacgttgtaggcagattctttaccatctgagccaccagggaaacccatgtctAAACCTCACTGCCGAAGTAGCCACATGAACGGGGCTATTGTTATCAGAGAGGTTCATAGTCAGGGATGGAACAGACAGGGGACATCTGCAGGGGGTTGGGAGGCCCTAAATCAGGGAAAATGCAAGTAATTCTGGGCTTTTTGTTCCACTGGGAGCAGAGAGCAGCCTTATGAAAGGATATTAGACAGCAGGTCAGGACCCAGACTGTGACAGGAGAAAGTCGCAATGCAAGAGTGATGTTATTTCTGAAAGTGCTTGATTAGGGCAGAGTCACCTCCCAAGGAATTCTGAGGGGATGGGCAGGAGGAGCCTAGGTGAGTTAAGTTCACAGCctagactgtatttttttttgattgtattgtttttaattctcattttcatttcttatacgTGGGGGTAGTACATTGGCAACAGGGTCCGTCATTTCATCTCCTGAGAGACACTGTGGAGTGTTGAGACTAGAACCGAACTAAGAGACAGAACAACTGCTTCATTCAAGGGGTGAAACAGTGAGGGCCCTAAATGAATTCAGACCAGAGGTCTAGTTCCAGTTCTGACATTCACAAGCCATGTGAAGTCAGGAAAATTGCAAAGTTCTGTGAGGCTTTTCTATGAAGTGAGTTTGATAGGCCTTGCTGTGTAGGATTCCTGGGATATATGTAATACATGAAAGCACCAAGCATGGTGTCTGGCAAGTATTGGGTCTTTTGcagttattgctattattattttgatccCAGATCCTATCAAAATCTGCTCTATGGTCTATTTAATCCAAGAAATGACCAATAATATGAAGCACCCTATGATAAGGCACAATAAATCAGCTAATATGATGCTTAACAAGTAAAACTTTATATGTAAGTTGTTGAGGTTATTTATTGTGTGTGTAAGGGAgttttccaggcttcccaggcagcgcagtggtaaagaatctgcctgccagtgcaggaggcacaagagatgcgggtttgatccctgggtggggaagatgccctgaaataggaaatggcaacctgctctagcattcttgcctggagaattccatggacagaggagcccagtgggctacagttcatggggtctcaaagagttggacatgactgagcatgcacactcgAGCCCACATGTACatgcgcgtacacacacacacacacacacacacacacacacgggtctTCTCCAGTTACATGGAACTTAAGGATTCCAGAATTTGTGTCAAGTACCAATTCCTTCCATCCCTTCCAACCCTCCTTCCATTCAAACCAcatccattttcatttatttcaatccCATTAAAAATCTAGCCCTAACCTGGAGTTTGCCAAATTGCATACAAGACAACCTAATGAAATGAACTTCAAATGTAGTGGACTCTATCTCCCAGGCCAGAGCAAAGATGGCAAGCACAGTGGCTTCTGACCACACACGTCATATAGAGTATCACCCCTGTTTCTCAGAAATTCCCTGGGCATGATGGGCATAAAACACATAGTTCATGTGTTGTGCTCAACTGCTCTGACAAAAGGACACTGGAAAGGATGCAGGTCACCTTCCATTCTTATTCCAGGTGGAGAATTCTCTCCGGTTTACCCATGACTCAAATGTAACTGCAAGGAGTTCTCCATTTCAGGCTTTAGTCTCTCAACTCTGGACACACTTTCTGAAGGTCTGACCCTTTCCCACCACTCCCACACCCTtatttgatccacctcctagctTACCACAGCCTGACTCCCACTGAAGGATTTGCCATTTCTCAAACTCACTTGCCTCAGAGCGTTTACACTTGACTGCTCACTTCTGGATCCTCCAATGTCCTCTCTTCCTTTTGACTTGTCCTTAGGTATCAGAGTCTCTCACCATCTTTACTTTACAACTGTTGCTAGATTCAAAAATTCTATGGGCACGCTTggtttttttttatcttgatgTTCTCAGTAGTAGCCTAGAGCCTGACAAAGAGCAAGCTCATGGAATGTTTGAGAAATAGATGAGACACTGTGAAAGAGATCTTATTTATTATGATGTAATTAAAGTAAACACATCCAAGTATATATCTCTTAATTTTACAGAACAGACTAAATGTGATAAGGCATGTAAAACTTTATcaccttttacatttttttctatttcttgatctgaGCCATTTTACTGCtgatttcttttcacatttccttGGAAATGCCTAATCCAATGACATGTTATCTTGTtctgaataagtaaataagacaAAGTTTCCCAATTTCTTCTATAAAATAGTAAAACTCATAAACATCAATACatgtttaatttatattattcatAAACTCAGATTCTGAAGCTAGTTAAATTTCTACTAAAAGGAGCAACATTTATGCAAATTTATCCACATAGAACAGGAACACAAACATGTTATATATACTCCGTTTTCTCCAGCCCTGCCCCAATCTTCCACTAGTGAGAACATCAGCGGTTCTCTTCAAATTTTCCTCAGACTTCACTTGGTGCAGGAGAAGCTGCGGGCTGTGGCCGAGGAGTGGCCACTGGCCAaagcagcagcgcgagccctggCTGAAGCTCTAGCTTGGGCTCTCTCTTCCTCATCTCTCAAAGCCTCCGCATACAAGGATGTGAAGGCAGTGGGGGCCCTACCATGGATCTTAGCTACAAACTCCAGCACTTTCATCTTGGTGGTTTCAGTGTAGGCTTTCGGGCCCCACAGAAACTCATAGCATGGAGGATCACTATTGGCCACCTGGCGGTACTCAAGATACTTTTCCTGCACTAAATCTTTGGTGATGAGCTGCTTCGGATCCCCATAGATGATGTCCTTCTTCCCCTCATATAACTCCATCTTATTCAGCACTTTCCACACTTGCTCTTCAGTGGCGCAGTTGCCGTTCGTGAAGATCACACCCAGGACAATCATCAGCAGACCAGTCTTGGGAAAAAATCTGCCATTACCTGGCTTTTCGTCAAAGCCCATATCCAGTTTATTGACAAGGACATAAGTACCCCTGTTGGGATCCGCTTCCTTCAAGTCGAGGCCAAACATCAGCTCCAGATGCTCAGAGGCTTTCCTGAGGATCTCACTGAATTGATTCTTGTACTTGTAGGTTACATGTTTCAGCATATTTGCCTTGGTCACAGGCTCTTTCGTTTGATACTTGTACAGAAGGTGATGCACCAACAAAGCAATCTTATCGTCTACAGGACCTTTGGGCCGGCGCTGGATGGTATCTTGACTCTGAGAGGCTTTTGGCCTTTCCTCTCCTTGATCGGTGGCACCTTCACTAAATTTTGCATCTGAAACAGAGGCAGCAACAGTGGTGGTGGAGCAGACTTTGCCAGGCAATTGAAGACTGCTGGATGTTCCAGTGGCAGCTGAGCTCTGGGGAACATCTTCAAAAGAAGGAGATGGGGAAGAAGGGGATTCTTCTTTCTCTGGTTCAGTGGGCTGAGCTTCCACCAGATCACTGGGCTCTTGTCGAGCCTGGCGGCGTTTTTCACGGGCGCGAAGCTTACTCTTCTGACCCCGAGGCATGATGACTGACAGTACGTGAGAAAGAGGGTAAATGACTCTATCACCTGGAAGAAAGAGAACGAAATGGTGTGACTCTTCAGTGGGGATGACAGCCCCCTCTGCAGGTTTCCTTGCAGGCACTGCTCTAGAAACCCATAAGGCTCCTCTTCCCTGATCAGCCTTTCCCCTGAAGACTGTGGAAGCAACTAGAGTTCACCTTTAGGCTGCAGCTCTCCTGTCCTACCTAGGTTCTACTGGAGCTGATATAGAGTCTGGCCAGTCCAGGCCCTCTGGAGCCTCCCCTGTTCTGGAGTAGCAGATGTTTCTGTCAGTTCACATTCAAGGCCATTACCTTGACTTCTAGCAGGACCCGAGGTCCTGTGCCTAACTGCTCTCATGCTGACTCGTCACTCCAAAGCTCTCCAAAGCCCTCACATCCCTGACATCGTGGAGGAGGAACTGAAAGGGGACATCACTCTGGGGTGGCAGCAGTGACAAAGCTCTCTGGGACCATCTCCAAACTAGGAGAATCAGGATTCTCACCCCTCACTCAGAGTCCTTACCTTGGTTTCTTGCAGGACCTAAGACTTCTCCCTTGGCTGACCTTAGACCTACTCCTTTGGAGCACGGCCTTCACATCTCTGAAAGTCCTAGGAAGAGTTTAGGGAGATCTCACTTTAACATATCTTCACCAGGAACCCTTGCCAGGGATGACATCACATGTAGGGCTCTGTGAAACACCCTCTGTTCTGTGATGGGTTGTCCCCTCAACCCTGTGGTTCCTGATAGCATTCCTCCCCTTGACTAACTGGTGTCTTCCCTTCTTCAGGTCTGAGGCCTATAATAATCAAACCAAGGCTCTCATCCCCCTGATATCTTGGAATATGCAGTGGAGGGGGGCGGGCGTGGCAGACTCAGTATGACAGAtctctgaagggcttcccagggctgGTCACAAAGGAAGGGCCTGACTTGCTGTACCGCCCTTCAGTCCTCTCTATGACTTCTAGAAGGGCCTGGCTGGATCAATTATTTGTAATAGGACCCTCTTCTCTCTGTGACCACTGAGGATAAAGTGAGAGACGTCTTAGCTTGACAGCCCTGCTTAGCCTGACACCAGGGCTTATAACAAGGTGGCACTCTGTGGGGCCCCTCTTTGTCTTAAGGGAGAACTTCCTACAGTCCTTGCTCAAGGTTCTGAACTTAAAACCACCCCTAGGACTCCTCCCTCTGCTAACCTGAATTGTCTAGCATTAGACCAAGGTTCTTACacacctcccttcctcctctctctgctccccacctcttcacccccgcccctcccccaacacccccTTAACCCAACCCCCCTTGTCCCCTCCCCCAACGCCCCCCTTCACCCAACCCCCCCtggtccccacccccaacacccccCTCCACCCAACCCCCCCtggtccccacccccaacacccccCTTCACCCAACCCCCCTTGTCCCCTGCCCCAACACTCCCCTTCACCCAACCCCCCCCtggtccccacccccaacaccctCCTTCACCCAACCCCCCCTGGTCCCCTCCCCCAACGCCCCCCTTCACCCAACCCCCCCttgtcccctcccccaacacccccCTTCACCCAACCCCCCCTTGTCCCCTGCCCCAACACTCCCCTTCACCCAACCCCCCttgtcccctcccccaacacccccTTCACCCAACCCCACCTTGTCCCCTCCCCCAACGCCCCCCCTTCACCCAACCCCCCCTTGTCCCCTCCCCCAACGCCCCCCTTCACCCAACCCCCCCTTGTCCCCTGCCCCAACACTCCCCTTCACCCAACCCCCCCTTGTCCCCTCCCCCAACGCCCCCCTTCACCCAACCCCCTTGTCCCTCCCCCAACGCCCCCCTTCACCCAACCCCCCttgtcccctcccccaacactCCCATCCCTACCCCTGCACCCCCCCCACTAACTCCCCCCCTGCACTCCCCTCCCCATGGGAAGGTGAGGTGAGAGGGCATGTGGACCTTATGGCCCTGCCAGGAACCCCCAAAACTGACCACATGGGCGGGGCTCTGTAGGCTCGGCTCTGGGGAGGCCATTTCCCCTAGAATGCAAACAGGGGCATTTATTCACTCCTGGCCGGGCCTGGTATTCCATCCTCTACTGGCTTGAGACAGGCATCCCCCTGGTCAAGTGTCTCAACCTCCTGCAGGGGCCAGACAGGACATTAGGTGTGCCTAGTCCAGTAAGCCATACATGGGGTCTGTCGGGACCAGCTGCCGTGAAAGGGAACCCAGGGGAAAGGGGACGTTCCGCCGAACTCACAAAGGGTTCTTCGTTGATCCTGAGAGGCCCTGCATTCCTCTGCTGGCTTGACGCCAACACCCTGGGGCAGTGTTACTATTTCCCTAAATTCCTAGAATATGTCGGCAATATGTCGGACGATCCCCGATCAGAATCTTCTAGAACTGAAGACAGGGCAGAACTATAGTGCCTATGGGGCCTTCTGTCTTTTGAGTTAGAGGGTCCCTCAAACCTTACCTTACCCCTGGTAGAACTCGGATGCTTCTCTCTGCCGACCGGACGCCACGTACTTCTCGCACCACACAGTCTCACCGCCTAACCTCTGGAGACGGAAGTCAGTGTGCCGCACATCCGGGCACCTCTACCCACGCACCCCACGCTCTCCACGCCCACTGCCCTTCCTCCCAGGCTAGATTGCAGAGGCGGGGCTTGAGTCTGCGGTGCCTGCTCTCTTCCGTTATGGGTGATACCCAAAGACCTCTCTGCAGAGTTAGGGCCTCATTTTGGCTCCTGATGGATTGATTAAAGGCTCCTTGGGAAATGCCACCTCTGTGTAAGTTCCGGACAGTTTCTCAAGCCCTTTCAGACAGTGGGTACAACTGCCAGGGTGATGTGAGATGAAGATGCTGCCGCACACGTGAAGTAGGGGGAGTAGAACGGGTTCTGGGCTGTAAAGAGAAAATGCATTGTGATGATGGATCTCGTCGCTTGTATACTCTCGTGAGTCTTTCTGTTCGAAAAATTCTACTTTCTGCAGGGAAGAGTCAGATCTGCATAATTTTGGGAACCCAGATCTTTTTATCTTACCTAACATTGCACAGGATAGTGAAATTGATTGCAATATTGACTCTCATTTATGATGAATATATTATATACCTGTTCTAATAATTTCTGCTTTGTACGCAAGGCTCTTGGTTTTGCTACAGTTGTCTGTATACCAGCTTTCTGAAGTCACTTATTCATTTGAATAATCCATGGCCTTTgcctttctatttctgtaaaatgatGATCAAATTTACAGTGagtaatttctgtttctttttaatgattctaacatttatttatttttgtatttttatcctCTGGTTATGCATTCCAGTCCAATTTTAAACAGTAAAGTTGGTAGCATGCTGCTTGCTTTGTCTTCTTCCTTACCTTAACAGTAATGCTGACATTTCGCATTTAACATTTCATTTACtgtagagtttcagttcagttcagttcagttcagttcatttgctcagttgtgtctgactctttgcgaccccatgaatcgaccctgtccatcacaaactcccggagtttactcaaacacatgttcatctagtcagtgatgccatccagccatctcatcctctgtcgtccccttctcctcctgcccccaatccctcccagcatcagggtcttttccagtgagtcaactcctcacatgaggtggccaaagtactggcctAAAATCTacagttttagcttcagcatcagtccttccaatgaacacccaggactgatctgcttcaggatggactggttggatctccttgtagtccaagggactctcaagagtcttctccaacaccatagttcaaaagcatcaatttttcggtgctcagctttcctcacagtccaactctcacatccatacatgaccactgggaaaaccatagccttgagcagatggacctttgttggcaaagtaatgtctctgctttttaatatgctgtctaggttgatcataacttttcttccaaggagtaagcgtcttttaattgcatggctgcagtcaccatctgcagtgattttggagccccccaaaataaagtctgacactgtttccactgtctccccatctatttcccatctatttcaaacatgaagtaatgggaccagatgccatgatcttagttttctgaatgttgagctttaagcaaactttttcactctcctctttcactttcatcaagaggctctttagttcttcttcactttctgccataagggtgatgtcatctgcatatctgaggttattgatatttctcccggcaatcttgattccagcttgtgcttcatctagcccagcgtttctcatgatgtactctgcatagaagttaaataagcagggtgacaatatacagccttgatgtactccttttcctatttggaaccagtctgttgttccatgtccagttctaactgttgcttcctgacttgcatataggtttctcaagaggcaagttagATGGCCTGatatgcccatctccttcagaattttccatagtttattgtgatccacacagtcaaaggctttggcatagtcaataaagcagaaatacacgtttttctgaaactctcttgctttttcgatgatccagtggatgttggcaatttgatctctggttcctctgcctattctaaaaccagcgtgaacatctggaagttcacggttcatgtactgctgaagcctggcttggagaattttgagcattactttactagcgtgtgagatgagtgcaattgtgtggtagtttgaacattctttgggattgcctttctttgggattggaatgaaaactgcccttttccagtactgtggccactgctgagttttccaaatttgctggcatattgcgtgtagcactttcacagcatcatcctttaggatctGACTGTAGATTTTAGGAAATGCAAATGTCCTTCTAATGCTAGTTTGCTACATAGTATTATTACGCATTCGTGTTTAAttcttttcaaaagctttttctgcatttcagtgcatggtcaaataaatttaaaatttttatgtgttAATGTGGTAATGTTTTAGGCAGTTTTTTCCTAATGTTATATCATCATTACATTTCTTGGattcagcttcatttttttttccatttaattcacTGCTGTATTGAAACGTCTATGGATTTATTTAGGATCCTTTCCTGTGTGGGGGTGAGTTTGGTTCAAGTATTCTGTTTTCAGGGTGTCCTCAGATGGTTTTCTTATCAAGGAGAGCTAGCCAGggaaaatgagttaaaatatttcctattttttttaatgcatttgatGTGTCTACATAAGATGGTGGTTaattttttgcttattatttgaTAGACCTGCCTTGTTCTGAAACATTTGAAAGTGTTGAGGAGAGTTTCAGTTTGTATTTCTCAACTagagttttctatttctgtttggaCCACttgaataattaatattttttctaaatactgGTCTATTTTCACTGGGGTTTCAAATTTAATGGCAACATGTATGTTCTTTTTATTGGAGAAATTCTCAAACATACACAACAGTAAAGAAACTAGTGTAGTAAAATCAATAACACCTGATATCAGAATCAACAATCATCAACACATACTCAATCTCACTCCCACTTATACCCATAGGTACCCCAATCTCTGCCACTGAAATAATGAGAAACAAATCCTAGATATAATATTGTTGCATCTTTAAATATGTCGATACCTGTTTCCAAAAGATAGATATTCTTTATGAAGCACAAACCAATTACACATATCCTACCTAAAAAACTAACTATAATATCAACAAATGTCCAATTATTTTTCACAATTACCtgataatttttaagtgttttgccCTTGAATTAGGGGCAAATGAAGGCTATGCATTGTCAATGCTTTTTATGTCATTATGCTTTCttttatgctttatatttttatgattttaacttATAGATCttatcctcccctccctccatagATACAttacttctttctctttgtcatttattctttggctgttgttggggggaaaaaatctgatGATATGTTCAGTCCAGTTTCCTATGGCTTGGATTTTGCTGATTGCAATATTGGTGTCCTTGTCCCCCTGTATTTCTCTAAATCAGTTGAAGTTGGATCAGATTAAGGTTTaacttttttctctgtcttttttttcctatgaaaagaCCACTGCATGGGTGGTACTGTGAACTTTCATTACTAGGAACTGAATGTATGTTATCTGTTTGTATTGATGTTTGCAGTCTTTGAAGAGTagcatgttgttgttcatttgataagtcctgtctgactctgtgatcccatggactgcagcacaccaagcttccctgtctttcactatctcccagagtttgctcaaattcatgtccattgaatcagtgatgctatctaaccacctcctcttctgcctccccttctccttttgccttcaatcttttccagcatcagggttttttccaatgaggtggctcttcgcatcaggtggccaaagtattggagcttcagcttcagcatcagtccttccaatgaatattcagggttgatttcttttaggattcactggtttgatctccttgcagcccagtggactctcaagagtcttctccagcactgcaattcaaatgcatcagtcctttggtgctcagccttctttatggtccaattctcacagatgcatatatgactactggaaaaaccatagctttgactatacggacctttgtcggtaaagtaatatctctgctttttaatatgctgtctaggtttgtctggGCTTccactggggcttctctggtggctcagtggtaaagaatctgcctgccagtgcaggagacaagagacacaggttcaatcctgagtcgggaagatcccctggaggagggcatggcaactcactccagctttctt contains:
- the LOC110129921 gene encoding melanoma-associated antigen B10-like, yielding MPRGQKSKLRAREKRRQARQEPSDLVEAQPTEPEKEESPSSPSPSFEDVPQSSAATGTSSSLQLPGKVCSTTTVAASVSDAKFSEGATDQGEERPKASQSQDTIQRRPKGPVDDKIALLVHHLLYKYQTKEPVTKANMLKHVTYKYKNQFSEILRKASEHLELMFGLDLKEADPNRGTYVLVNKLDMGFDEKPGNGRFFPKTGLLMIVLGVIFTNGNCATEEQVWKVLNKMELYEGKKDIIYGDPKQLITKDLVQEKYLEYRQVANSDPPCYEFLWGPKAYTETTKMKVLEFVAKIHGRAPTAFTSLYAEALRDEEERAQARASARARAAALASGHSSATARSFSCTK